One Dromiciops gliroides isolate mDroGli1 chromosome 3, mDroGli1.pri, whole genome shotgun sequence DNA segment encodes these proteins:
- the LOC122746308 gene encoding developmental pluripotency-associated protein 4-like, producing MKNLKLRDVKVTSLEVQDSSVEVEEEEEILINNEDKAKESTVVHGTMLAIDVQQRENGTAVMAAWAKLVADAQARMRAASQGLTLIQPESFEEAVTHIPKKTKSTAVDSTLLKSQNDEVPPMPTPLPPLHSLSRNNLQAWCQRLNISKNGRKHILYKRLLEHVSPSEQDTPSMEEKAQWIKIKTETSVEEDCPGESEMVAKAADTLTNKKKKREATKTALVQTAKMAAWGRLMATVKSKAMWPTPTSSEATMSEQLDSPRWCVVHGEAFPNDVPGLVPLEFHGGQTWVPENDILIPLLLLPTCSFPPPEVEDNWLCPKCVCRNKILMDNFL from the exons atgaagaaccTAAAACTCAGAGATGTAAAAGTAACAAGCCTGGAGGTCCAG GACTCTTCTGTGGaagtggaagaagaagaagagattctAATCAATAATGAAGACAAAGCTAAGGAAAGCACGGTGGTGCATGGGACCATGCTGGCAATCGATGTTCAGCAAAGAGAAAATGGGACAGCTGTGATGGCAGCATGGGCCAAGCTGGTGGCAGATGCTCAGGCCAGGATGAGAGCAGCATCCCAAGGGCTTACCCTGATACAACCAGAGAGCTTTGAGGAAGCTG ttaCACATATTCCAAAGAAAACGAAGTCCACTGCAGTTGACTCGACACTTCTGAAATCCCAGAATGATGAAGTTCCTCCTATGCCCACCCCTCTGCCTCCTCTGCACAGCTTATCCCGAAATAATCTTCAGGCCTGGTGCCAGAGACTCAATATCAGTAAAAATGGCCGG aAGCACATTCTGTACAAGAGACTTTTGGAGCATGTGTCACCATCTGAGCAA GACACCCCCAGCATGGAAGAAAAGGCCCAGTGGATAAAAATCAAAACGGAAACTTCAGTTGAGGAAGATTGTCCAGGTGAAAGTGAGATGGTGGCTAAAGCAGCAGACACActgacaaataagaaaaagaaaagagaggcaaCAAAGACCGCTCTCGTCCAGACGGCCAAAATGGCAGCATGGGGCAGGCTCATGGCAACAGTGAAGTCCAAGGCTATGTGGCCCACTCCCACATCTTCTGAGGCTACCATGTCCGAGCAATTAG ATTCCCCACGATGGTGTGTAGTACATGGTGAAGCTTTTCCTAATGATGTCCCTGGTTTAGTTCCTTTGGAATTCCATGGTGGACAGACCTGGGTACCTGAAAATGACATATTGATCCCTCTCTTGTTATTACCCACCTGCTCTTTTCCACCCCCGGAAGTAGAAGACAATTGGTTGTGCCCCAAATGTGTCTGCAG GAACAAAATCCTGATGGACAATTTTCTGTGA